From the Eptesicus fuscus isolate TK198812 chromosome 19, DD_ASM_mEF_20220401, whole genome shotgun sequence genome, the window TGAGCACAGTGCCCTCCCCCTAGGGAGGCTCCTGGGCTGTGCATTTCTGCCCCAGGAGTGGGAGGTGACACACCACCTGCTGGGTCATGAAGTGGTCCTAGCATCAAAGACCAAAATGATCTGGGGTTCCCTCACCCTGATAACTGCCTTCTCAGCCATTACTTCCCAGCTCTGACTTGTCGGCAGCATTCCACACTTATTTCAAAGTCTgcacattttatgtatttaaatctATAGTATTTCTCCTTACAGCTAGCAAGAATTTGACAgttcttttcagattttctattgGAGAACATTTTAGTCCACCTGAAATTTCTTTCTATGTAACTATAACCTGACATACCTTCCAATAAAAAAACAATGAGCAGAATATATTTGTGGGTGAAGAAAAAGCAGTAACTGGCATAAGGAATTTCTATAAATAAGGGAAAATACTGCCAGGAAAACATGAAAGAGGCTCGTGTGCCAATTCCAAACAATTAGGAACATGTATCCTGTAACACAGAGAGCTGTGAAGGTGGGACGGGGTGCTTTGGTGCTGGCTGCTACTGTTACTAAAAAAATCAGACTCACCAGGTGTGGGGACACAACGCATGATCCACTTCTGGAGCAGATGACTGGAGCCTGAGGTGGCCCTAAGAGGCGGGCACTCCTGGAGGACACGCGGGGGAAGCTGGGCCACTCCATGCATGGGGCCTGGTGGCAGAGGCCCAGGATGACCTTTCCCAGGCGTGGATTTGGCCAAGAGCAGAGGAAGGTCACAGGTATGGTACTGGGAACACTGGGGGTCTCTGCCATGGCCCACCCGGGTGAGTATGGGAAATGCTTGTCATGCATAAAAGTTCTCAACCTGAGAAATGAAGTTGACATGGTGTGGAGTTCAGGGGTTCCCCAAGACTTGCCCTCGCTTCTAATACCAATCAAAAGTTCAGAGGTCACCAACATCACCCtcaatttcaataatttttttgcaACATTGACTCAGAACTCACCCTGAAAGCTGACTACAGTGTATTACAGGGAACAGACATTAAAATCGATCAGCCAAGGGATTGCATGGGGGAGAATCCAGGAAAAATACCAAATGCAGGGATTTTGTTGTCTTATCCCTGGGAAGTCACAGCTTTTCCTTCTGGGCACCAATATGTAACAATGTTCGAGGGGTATTGCCACCCAAGGAAGCTCACTTGATCCTTGGCATCCAGAGTTTTTACTTGCCTGCATGACTGACCTCAGACTCCAGCCATAAATCACACTGCTAGCAAACAATGGGCTGTGGCCCGGGTACAAGTAAACACCACCAGGAAAAAGCCAGCCCCCTCCTGGGGTCAGGTTAGCCCTTTTTGCACGGGGGTTAAGAGTgggggggagcccaggcctgcctcaAACTGCTCTGACTTCAGTCACTTCCCTCCAGGTTATCGTCCATGTCATAGGCTCATtgcataaatgaaatgaaatcacaGCAGGAAGACCTGCCTAGGACTCAGTTTCTGTGTGACTGTGTTGTGTGCTCACAGGACTCTGCACAGGTACAGCTACCAGGGAGCCGTTCACTGCTATGAGGCGGGCATCCAAACATCCCACAACCCCAGTGGGTCTAGGACAGGCTCAGTCCTCAGCTACAGGAAGGAAGGATGCAGAAAACGGACAGACTGGGGTGGGGCACAGGCTACACAGCCACCTCCGGGGGGGACTCAAGGAGAGCCTCGGGGGTACACTCGGACTGGGCCAGCCCCCAGGACAGCTCCCAGTGACACTGGCTCAGACCTGATGTCCTGCCTTGGTCTCTGTCCAAGGATGTGCACAGGGTCAGCCACAATCCCAGGTCATGGCACCAAGCATGCACACTGAGCATGACTCAACCTGGCCTCATGGTGCCCATCGGGATGGGCGCTGTCACCTCTCACCTGGGGATGCTGACTGTACGTGGGCCAAGGGCTTCAGCTGTCTGACCCTCTGACCCAACGGCTGATCTGAATCACTGCCAGCTGCTCAGAGCTATCCACAATCACCAGTCCACAGGCAGCCACTGTCAGACGCTGCCCCTCCCAAAGGCCCTCTTGTGACCCGAGAGGCAACAGAACAGATGCAAGGAGTCAGCCCACCAGATGCCCAGGGCTAACGGCCTGAGATGGCCCAGTGGAAACATCTGGAATCCATGGGGCCCTTCGTCCATGCTGCCCCCTCCCTAGATGGGCTTGATCTTGGCCCTTGTGAAAGTGTCACCAACTCACGTTACATGCCTTGTTGAGCCAAAATAAAAGCAGACCAGAAAACTTGTCAAACCATGTTCCCTAGTTTTGCACAATGGAAACAACCAGCATTTTCTTCTTCCGGGGACACTATCATTAAATATGCTTCTTCAGATGGTGCTGCCCACCCGCCTCTCCAATCCTCCCATAGAGGGTTTTTGTGCTCTCTTCAAGGAGGCCAGTCACTTGGGGTGCTACTTGCTCAGGGGACATCCAGACTGATGGTATGAAGCTCAGAGCAGGAGTTCTTAACAATCTGAAGGAAGACCATCTGGGCCAAAGCAGTGTCAGGCATGATTCCACTGAAACCAGCATaaagattcccagtcaagggcatgtacctgagttgcaagttcaattcctgagCCTGGTCTggagtgcgtgcaggaggcaaccaattgatgtgtctttctcacattgatgtttctctctcctctctttctctctctcccttttttctgaaaatcagtggggaaaaaaaagcatcCTTAGGTGTCgattaagaaataaatagataaataaaactataaaactctgagGAAAACATGGGGGAAACCGTCAGAACATTGGATTtagcaatgatttcttagatatgatacaCAAaccacaagcaacaaaagaaaaaaatagataaattgaacttcattaaACTAAAAACTTTTGTACATCAAAGGACATTATCATGAGAGTATAcagagctcagctggtgtggctcagtgtttgaatgttgacctatgaacaaaggtcactggttcgattcctggttagggcacatgcctgggttgcagactccatccccagtagggagagtgtaggaggcagccaatcagtgattctcatcattgatgtttctgtctccctctctccctcatgatcaataaaaacattttttttaaaagaactataggccccctctctctctacccccagcAAGCACACAATGGTTCCTGACGTGACTGTGGTGGGGGAACACATCTCCTGTGCCCATGTGGCGTATGGCCATGTGGGACTTACACATGGACTAGTACACTTGAACATGGCAAGGAAGCTCTagacactggcctgctcctggaaccccagatACACCTTTTCCAGGAGTGCTGCCCTCAATAAACTCTGCctccattaaaacacacacacacaactgtgcatgttatttaagagagagagtagacacagaaaaaaagagagtagACAGACAAGTCACAGAAtgagggaaaatatttgcaaatcatatatctgataaggacttACTacgcaaaatatataaagaactactcaacaacaaaaaaacaaaataacccaattcaaaaatgggcaaaggaactgaatagacataTGAATGGTGGTCAATCAGcacgtgaaaacatgctcaacatcttaagtcattagaaaaatgcaaaccaaaaccacagtgaggtacCAGTTCAAACCTTTTAAGACGGctattacaaaaaaaagaaaaagaaaataatagcaagtgttggcaaagatgtggagaaattgaaaactTCATTGTTAGTAGAGATTCAAAATTGgtacagctactgtggaaaacagtttggctattactcaaaaagttaaacatagagtcaCTATGTAATCCATCATTTTCACTCCTAGGATTATATCCAGATGAATTGCAAGTAATAATTCAAACAGATACTTGTACACAATGTTCACAGCATTATGCACACTACCCCAAAGGTAGAAACACTCAAGTGTAcgtaaatataaatgtaaaaacaaaatgtggtatctaCAAAGGATGgtatactactcagccataaaaaataactttctgatacagactacaacatggatgaaccttgagaacatttataatgctaagtgatataaaaCAGACATAAAGggcaaatattatatgattccatttatatgtgtACCTAGAATAGGAACATTCATACAGACAGAATAGAGGGATGCCAGCTGCATGGGCAAGGGGAGGATGGagagttactgtttaatgggtacagagtttctgtttgggataaTAAAACAGTTCTGTAGATAGTGGTAATGgttacacaacattgtgaatgtgtttagtaccactgaattgtacaccttacatggttaaaatgataaatttcgTTATATGTACTTTAGCACAATAGAAAAGCAATCATCCACTCTATGAGGTACACAAAACAAGTAggaatgatgttaattttttaacatttacaatatataaatacGTAGAATTCTTTACAGTGCGAATTTTCTCATATTGAGGAAATAGCAACGGTGACAGTAGCAAAGGTGTTTTGCTGCAATGACAAGCACaacagtattttctttaaaataattagacacctcttgcccagccagggtggttcagtggttgagtgtcgacctatgaaccaggagttgacggttccattccaagtcagggcacttGCTTGGGTTGCGTGCTTGAtgcccagtgtagggtgtgcaggatgcagccgatccatgattctctctcatcattaatgtttctgtctctttctcccttcctttctgaaatcaataaaagtatatttaaaaaatagtgaaatgaaaaactaaggatatttttccattgatttttagagagtggaaagaagggagagagagagaaacatcaatgtgagagaaacacattgattggttgcctcctgctcttgcCCTGACCTGGgtctggggaatgagcctgcaaccaaggtatgtgcccttgaccagaatcaaacctgggactcttcggtcTGAGgcccgacgttctatccactgagctaaacctgctatatttatatctatatctatatctctatatagatatagagatatatatagatatattaaacatttttattgatttcagagaggaagggagagtgagatggaaacataaaagatgaaagagaatcatcccttggctgcctcctgcacgtcccccactgaggatcgagcccacaactcgggcatgtgcacttgaccggaatcgaacccgggaccctttagtccgcaggccgacgctctatccactgagccaaaccagccacggCAAGggtgttatttttataaaaatatactgagctatcctggcctgcgtggctcagtggttgagtgcggacctatgaaccaagatgtcacagtttgattcctggtcagggcacatgcctgggttgtgggctcggtccccagtgggggtgtgcaggatgcaactaatcaatgattctctatcaacattgatgtttgtatctctctctccctcccccttccttcctctctctgaaatcaataaaaacatatttaaatatatatatactgagctGTATAAACTTAGGGTTTGTCCCATTTCTCTAAGTATTTATATTCAAATATACACATTTACATAAGAGAATTCAAGTCCTTGGAGCCAGGTGTTCCTTCCCAGGACATCATCAAGAAGGGCAGGACCTCCCCTaactggttttggctcagtggatagagcgtcggcctgcggtctaaagggtcccaggttcgattccggtcaagggcatctaccttggttgcgggcacatacccagtagggaatgtgcaggaggcagctgatggatgtttctctctcatcaatatttctaactctctataactctcctttcctctctgtaagaaatcaataaaatatattaaaaaaaagaagggcaGGACGTCTATGGCAGTGAACTGGAGAGCGCCTCCCTGCGGGCACTTCTGGTGACTGGGTGACCGAGCCTCCTGTGCACAGACATGGACCAGACAGGGCTGGAGCTCATGTGCCAGCTGCTGACGGGGGGATGTGTCTTCCCTCAGCACTCCCCTTCATGGTCTGGAATTGGCAGAGGCAGGGGGTGATGAAGTGACTGGCACTGTCTGACCCTGCTTGCTCTCGGGAGCAGAGCTCTCGGGggtcacagttcacccagatgcCCTTCCCTCTTCTTGTCCGTCAACACTGCTCCTCTCCCACGTAGGAGATTCAGCTCAGGAATCATCCCATCGAAACACTCAGGCTGATGGAGTGGACCTGGGTTTCAGCAGAGGCCGCCTCCAGGGCTGCAGTGCTGGCCCATAGACATCTTCCCCCAAACTCCTCAGTCATTAGCTGCACACACTGGACCCTACACACTGGACAGTGCTTGCTGAGGCAGAGCAGAAAGGGAAGCCCTGGGTGGAGACCTCATACCTCCAAGGGAGGATGGATGCTCACCTGGGGCGCGGTGGACAGGTGCAAAAATGAACactgcatattaaaaaaaaaaaaaaaaaaaacccaaaactgtCATTGCAAACATGTAACTACCAACAAACGCTCAAACTGTAAAAATCCAAAGCTAACTGAAGCATCAAAGAGGAGCTGGCAAGCGTCCTGAGAATGAGAGATTTTACCACACTTCCTCAGAAAACCGTGGATTAACAATTTTACCTAAACCATGAAGAATACACATTTTTTCAAGATgcatgttattatttaaaaacacacacatgccagACAACAAAGACAGTGTCAACAAATTACAAAGGCTGGATTATTTGGCAAAATATTCTCTGACCATACTGTTTTTATACTAGAAACACAATTAAAAAAGTACCCccaccaagaaaaacaaaaacagaaaataaggtaGAAATGTCAAAAAAGGCTCCCTAAAGAAAAATGTGCATCCTTAACGCACTAATTTGAACACAAGAgagactcaaataaataatctaaacaTTTAACAAGAAATCAGGCACAGTATAAGAAAGCAATTCAGGAAAAGatgatgaaagaaaagaaaacaatgtcaATAAGTAAATAATCTCCACATTGGTTCCTTGAAATTGCTAATAATACACAAACATCTGGCAAGGCCAATGTGAGGATCTGGGggccacagagaaagaaaagaaatgcttttaAGAACGGAAACGGGAACTAagtacataccacacacacagcagtggtTCCCAGTGTGGCCCAAGACCAAAAAGAAATCTGAGCCATAAGGACTGGAAGAGAATAGATAAAATCCCATTGTTAAGAGAATGATAAGATCATCCATAGAGAAAATCCAAGATGTTCAACCCACGGCTGGAACGATTCGACAGGACTGCCCCATAGGAGAGCAGTGGAGAGCATGCCAGTACCGCTCTGATACAGTCAGAAACCAGAAACCTGCACTGACAACAGCCACAAACACTAATAGCCGGCACCTAAGAagactaataaaatatatgtaaggaCTTTATggacaaaattataaaactttattgaagGACATTAAAAAGACGTATAGAGAAAGACAATGTTCATAAATAGGACTCAATACCACAACAAAGTCAACTCTCCTCCAATGAATCTATTACTTCTGTGCAATCAAAACTGCAACAGGACATCTGAAAAAAATGACTCTAAGTATCACAAGAGTAATGATCCAGGATCAACCACAGCAATGCCAAAACACCAGTAAGGGAGTCAGAGGTGTGCCTTCGACTTACTGAGGCTGTGGGAACAGAGTGGGTGTGAGCCTGGGGGGAAGGTGACAGGACATTGCAGAGTGCACGTTAACGACACATTTGCCACATGAGCAGCTGGGTAGCATGCAACAAATGGTGCTGCCACCATTGTTTCCACAGGAAAACCGTTAGCTCCCTACCTTCCATGGCACACAAAAGTATATTTCAGGCCGAAGACCTGAGTATTTGCAAATATGCTTATAGCCATTACAGAAATGTTCAATTtcactccatcaaaaaaaaacaaacttcgagccgaaaccggtttggctcagtggatagagcgtcagcctggggactcaagggtcccaggttcgattccggtcaagggcatgtgccttggttgtgggcacatccccagtagggggtgtgcaagaggcagctgatcaatgtttataattctctatccctctctctcttcctctctgtaaagaatcaataaaatacatttaaaaaaaccaaaaaaacttcGATACGAGATaccacaaaattaaaagacaagcaGCCActcggcaggtgtggctcagtggttggactcaacccatgaaccaagagttgcaggtttgaccccaggtagggggcatgaaggaggcagctcattgatgtttctctctccatccctctccctttctctaaaattataaatctatctatctatctatatatctatgctCAAAACCATGAagcaaacaaagaagagaaacaggaatGTGGCTGCCGGATGCAAGGCGGACTGGGGAGGAGGCGGCGCCACAGATGGGCTTGGGGACTGCCTCCGGGCGGCAGTGGGGGCCCACGAGGGACAGTAGGGAGAGCATGGCAATGGGAGCGCACGGGGTCAGTGGAGGCGCACagagggcagtggcagtggccaGGAGGTGTGTTGGCATTAAATGCCCGGAGCTGGAGGCCAAAGGAAGAAGGGAATGCGCAGACCCTGCACCTGAAGGACCCGGGCGGAGGGGGAAGCTTCGCAAGGGGAAGGCCGGCCTCGCTGGGGGCGGGTAAACGTCGGCAAGGTGGACGCGAGCCCTGGACGCAGAGGGGACGCCGGGCCTGGAGACGATGGTCAGGGTTTGGGGGCCAAATGCGGGAGGTGTGGCCGACCCCTGGGCGGTTGCGAGGGGAGGTTCGCACCAGGGAGgcccgccctccgccccgcccaGTAGGGCCCACACTCACCTCCCCGCAGCCATGGAGCAGAGGCCTGAGAAGgcaccgcccgccccccgccccgccaattGAAACCCGCCGGAAGTTATGtaagccccgccccctgcgccctGGTCGCTCTGGGAAACGGCTCCAACATCTCGGTGGCTGGACTCCTCCAGGAACTGGAACTGGAGTGCAACAAGTCGGGATGCTGCCACTGGGTGCAGTTGGGACCGTGTTCAGAGTGGGGCTTTGTGGACCAATTTCAAAGACTAACATTTTACAGCAATCCTTTTTCAGTGAAACTCTCTAGGGAGCTGCTAAAGGCGCTACAACCAAGAGAAGACCAGGCCTTTCTTTTACAGAGGAAGCCAGAGAATCATTTGGGTCACCAAGACGATGAGATCACCCAGGAAGTTCAAGAGGAGGCTTATGGGTCAAAGTCAACCCCTGTAAATGGGCCGTGTCCACTCTACCTAGCCAAAGGACCTCCCCCAGCACCAGAGAGCTTCTGCAGCATCCCTTCTTGATAGCCAGTCTCTTGGCCAAGGCCCCTGCAGTAACGCTGTAGCAGGTCACTTAACTGTAGGTAACGAAGACTCATGCTCTTCCCTTCAGGTGTTTCTCTGCACAGGAGAATGCTAGCCCTGCTGGGTGACTGCCCAGGGACAAGGAAGGAAAGGCTGAGAAATGGGGGCAAGGCCCACACTGAAGATGGATTGGATCATGAGAACAAGGAGCCACCTGACAGTCACAGGAAGGCCTTATCATCCAGGAGGGTCCCAGCAGCACAGCCCACAGAATGGCTGAGGTGACCGTGTTCAGGTAGGTGGTCATCATGGAGTGCCAGCCAGTGCACCTGTCTGCAGTTAGTGCCCTGCAGCCCTTTTCCCTGGCTCACAAGGGCAAGATTCTTGGGAGTGTCCTGGTCCTAATGGCTGATGGGTTAGGGTCTCACTTTGGTGCCTGCTTAGCAGCCTCTGCCACCTTTGATAGAACTGTCAGAAAATGTAGGAAAAGGTGTCATTAGCTGTGGCCAAACAGGAAGCCCATTTGTTCTGAGAAACTCCATCTTCTCATCACAGGAGAGTTTTGTGGCTTCAGACATCCACTCTCACCTACTTTCTCCCAGTGCTCAGGACACAGGTCCATGTGTTGGGATGCTGGTGGGATTCCAGGAACGTGAAGGTGTGATTGGATTGagcacccccacctccactccagcTGCCTCTGCTCAGTGGTCCTCCCAGCAGAACACCTCCCTCTGAAACCACAGGCAGAACAGCTTAGTGGCAGGAAAACAAACTTTATTGAGCCCCCCCACCCTAGTTCTCTTTCTCCTGTACAGTCTTGGTTCCCCGTAGACGCCCAGTCCGACGAGCAGCAATGAGACCCACTTTTCGGCCAGCAGGGGCATCTCTGCGGATGGTGGAGGGTTTGCCGATGTGCTGATGGTTGCCACCTCCAAATGGATGCTCTACAGGCTGCAGACAAAGAGAGGTAGTGTTAATGTGGGGTGGTCCCAATCTATCTAAGGGAGGGCTTGGATCAAGAGACCTATACCTATGCATTATCACCCAAATCCCCCACCTGAGGAGATTCCAAAGGACCTGCCTACCAGCCTCAGGCCCTGTATCCTGAATACTCCCCCCCACTGCCTATTACTGGGCTACTTACATTCATGGCCACACCCCGCACACGTGGCCAGCAATTTCTCTTTGCTTTATACTTGTGGTAGGCTCGTCCAGCCTTCAGGATGGGCTTGTCAATGCGGCCACCTCCAGCCACCACACCTGTTGAGGATAATTAGGCAATTCAGAAAGGTGCATCATATTCTCTCATCAGACAAAATATCCCCTGCCGGGTCCTTCTCAGCACCCCAACGCCTGCACGAATCACCTTCTCTCTGTACTGTCATACAGCATCACAAAATTCACAGAAGTGCCAGTAACTCTTGCCAACTACCACCCAGAAGCCCCCTTGTAGCTTGTCAGTAACTGACAGCAAGCTTCTTCAGGCTCCATGGGATGCCAAGCCACACATTTACCCATACCATGTCATCTGGAATGCCTATCTCAAtccagggttctccagagaagccCTCCCCGTACCATGTCTGACACGGGCAGGTCACTCAACCTTTGAAACCCAACATGATGGCTGAGCCATCATGCCATATCTCAGCCAGTTTTGCCAAAGGACTTGAAAGCGTTGCCCAACAGCACAGTGAACAAACCTGGGTACAAATCCTTTTTAATGCACATACTGGGCAATTTCATGGAAATCACACATCTCTGAAAACGTTGTTAGCAGGTGAAGGTAGGGGCAGGAATCAAGCAAGTCCAGGTTATGAGAGAATGCAGACAAGTCCAGTAGATTAAACCTGGTCTCCTTCAACTCCCACCCTGGAATGAAGCAGGTACCACTGTGCCCACTTTTCAAATATTACGACTTGAAAACTATGTATGTACTCAAGCTTACAAAGCCTACACTTTATTGGAGTGGGAAGTTAAGTCCCAGGGCCCAGGTCTACCGACTTGCTAGCTGTTCACAAGCGACCCAAAACATTCAACTGCTGCCTGCCACTCACCGACCACAGCTCTGTTGGCAGAGGAAATGACCTTCTTGGATCCCGAGGGCAACTTCACTCGCGTCTTTTTGGTCTCGGGGTTGTGGGAGATGACCGTGGCATAATTCCCAGAGGCCCGGGCCAACTTGCCCCGATCACCAGGCTTCTCCTCCAGGCAACACACGATGGTGCCCTCAGGCATGGTGCCCACTGGGAGCACATTGCCAATGTTCAGCTGAGCTGCAAGGAGGAGCAGCCAGGAAAGTTAGTATGGTGAGATGGCACTTTcaatgagaatcatccatcagcagCCTCACCCCACTAGGGATGAGACCACAACCCGGAAAGTGCCCCGACCAGAAaccaaacggtgacctcctggttcataggtcgatactcaatcTGAGACACGCCGGCGGGCCGGACAGTGTTTTTAATTAACGACTGCTGGCCAGAGGCAACGCAAATCCACTCCCTCCTCACAACACCCCAAAAGGGCCAGCGCAGCCCTCCCCCATTCTCCGGCCACCGCACAGGTTATGTTCGGCCCAGCAGGGATCACCCTGTGAGGCTTCTTCCTGGATGCCTTTCCTGCCGACCTAGGGGGTGCACCTCCCTACGCAACCCCATCCTCCCATCGAAGCATGACGCTTACCCTTCTTGCCGCAGTACACGAACTGGCCCGTGTGGATACCTTCGGCGGCAATGAATAGCTCCGTCCGCTTCTTAAAACGGTACGGATCCCGGAAGACCACCTTGGCCAGGGGCGCGCCGCGGCCTGGGTCATGGATGATATCCTGCGGGCCGAGGCGGCGTGAGCGTGGGGGACCCAGCGGAGCACCCCATGCCCGCACCCGCCCCGGCCTGCGCCCTGCACCTTCACGATGCCCTTGATGTAGCCGTGCCGTTCCGCGAAGTCCACGGCGCGGAGACGCGCGGCGCCCTTTCGGTGTTTCACGTGCGCGCGGAACACGGAGCCGGCGCCTTTCCTCTGCCCACGAATCACGCGGCCCATGGCGGCAGTCTGGGGGAACCTCACGGTCAGCGCCCGGGGAGGCCCAGACACTCCCGCCACCCGGCTTCAGTGATCCTTTTTCCCAGGCTCCATCCTCCAGTTCCTGGCCCGCTTCGTGCCACCACCCCCAGCTGTGCACCCGGGAGTCATCTCAGGAGCCAGCCTAGGTCCTTCGCGGGCCTCAGGGCGGGGGACTACGGCGGATGGCGGCGGATAACAGCGGACCGGTCAGAGCAAAAACACTACTTACCTTCTACCCAGCGCGGCGGAAAGAGGATCCTCGGCGCCCGAAAGCGGCCTTATCTTCCGGGGCGGGGCCTAAAGCACTTTAACTTCCGGGCAGGCGCCGAGGCCGCAAGCAAAGTGCATACTGGAACCTGTAGTCTTACCCCGCCGCCCGGGCCCCTGCGCAGGCGCACTGGAGTGACCGGTCCAGCAGGCAGCTCTCAGGCCACCCGATCGTCTAGCGGGCGGGGCCCGGAAGAAGGGTAGAGGGGCGCCCCACCCTCAAGGAGGACTCTCGGAGGGCGGGCACCCCCCCACTGAGCGATCGGGGAGGCCTTGAGGGGCTGGGTGGTTTATTCAGGGTCACGCTGCCTAACACCGAGCGCGGGGTCGGGGGCTCCCGACTTGGCCTGGCGAGGTCCCCTTTAAAGGAAACGGGTGGGTAGATTCGGGGAACGTGGTTTACAGTGAGAAGACCGGGGTCTAGAAGACAGAGGGCAAAGTCCGACTTCTGCGGAGGAAGAGGGGCAGCCAGCCAGTAAATGGGgagagcagagctggggttcCATGGCCCAGGACGAAGGAGGGAATGGGCGAGGGAACATGACCTTACCCAGAACCTGAGGGGAGAGGTGAGTGGGATTTGAATCCGGAaagggagcagctgggggtggaggtgggggtcttAGCTGAGGAGAGGGGGCTTCCTGGAGACCTGGAGGGACAGCCAGCAGGGCAGGgtcagtgt encodes:
- the RPL8 gene encoding 60S ribosomal protein L8, giving the protein MGRVIRGQRKGAGSVFRAHVKHRKGAARLRAVDFAERHGYIKGIVKDIIHDPGRGAPLAKVVFRDPYRFKKRTELFIAAEGIHTGQFVYCGKKAQLNIGNVLPVGTMPEGTIVCCLEEKPGDRGKLARASGNYATVISHNPETKKTRVKLPSGSKKVISSANRAVVGVVAGGGRIDKPILKAGRAYHKYKAKRNCWPRVRGVAMNPVEHPFGGGNHQHIGKPSTIRRDAPAGRKVGLIAARRTGRLRGTKTVQEKEN